A region of Pan troglodytes isolate AG18354 chromosome 23, NHGRI_mPanTro3-v2.0_pri, whole genome shotgun sequence DNA encodes the following proteins:
- the APOL5 gene encoding apolipoprotein L5, protein MSLASLVNLCQSWKINNLMSTVHSDEAGMLSYVLFEELMRCDKDSMKDGNLSEEEKLFLSYFPLHNFELEQNIKELNTLVDQVDTTHKLLTKTSLVASSSGAVSGVMNILGLALAPVTAGGSLMLSAAGTGLGAAAAITNIVTNVLENRSNSAARDKASRLGPLTTSHEAFGGINWSEIEAAGFCVNKCVKAIKGIKDLHAYQMAKSNSGFMAMVKNFVAKRHIPFWRARGVQRAFEGTTLAMTNGARVMGAAGAGFLLMKDMSSFLQSWKHLEDGARTETAEELRTLAKKLEQELDWLTQHHRHLLQKASQTCSSSRGRAVRGSRVVKPEVGRQRITQTWSCSSKSLPWGWGGDEC, encoded by the coding sequence ATGTCTTTAGCCTCACTCGTGAACCTGTGCCAGAGTTGGAAAATTAACAATTTGATGTCAACTGTCCACAGTGATGAGGCTGGTATGCTGTCCTACGTTCTGTTTGAAGAGCTGATGCGATGTGACAAAGATTCCATGAAAGATGGAAATCTGTCAGAGGAGGAAAAATTGTTTCTCTCATATTTTCCTTTGCACAACTTTGAGCTAGAACAGAACATCAAAGAACTTAACACCCTTGTGGACCAAGTTGACACCACTCACAAGTTGCTcaccaagaccagcctggtggccAGCTCTTCCGGGGCTGTTTCTGGGGTCATGAACATCCTGGGTTTGGCCCTAGCACCTGTGACAGCAGGAGGCAGTCTCATGCTCTCAGCAGCTGGGACAGGGTTGGGGGCAGCAGCTGCCATCACCAACATAGTAACAAATGTCTTAGAAAATAGAAGCAATTCAGCAGCAAGAGACAAAGCCAGCCGACTGGGGCCTCTGACAACATCACATGAGGCTTTTGGAGGAATAAATTGGTCTGAAATCGAGGCTGCTGGCTTTTGTGTTAATAAGTGTGTAAAAGCTATCAAGGGCATCAAGGATCTTCATGCCTACCAGATGGCCAAATCCAACTCTGGCTTCATGGCTATGGTCAAGAATTTTGTGGCCAAGAGACACATCCCTTTCTGGAGGGCTAGAGGGGTGCAGAGAGCCTTTGAGGGCACAACTCTGGCCATGACCAATGGTGCCCGGGTGATGGGTGCTGCTGGGGCTGGCTTCTTACTTATGAAAGACATGAGCAGCTTCCTGCAGAGCTGGAAGCACCTGGAGGATGGGGCAAGGACGGAGACAGCAGAGGAACTGAGGACACTTGCTAAGAAGCTGGAGCAGGAGCTGGATTGGCTCACCCAGCACCACCGGCACCTGCTGCAGAAGGCGAGCCAGACCTGTTCCAGCTCCCGGGGCAGGGCTGTTCGAGGATCCCGTGTGGTTAAACCAGAAGTAGGAAGGCAGCGAATAACACAGACGTGGTCTTGCTCTTCTAAAAGCTTaccatgggggtgggggggcgacGAATGCTAA